AAAAGAAGACCACGTCAACGTCACTCTGGCGCGCCAGCTCCTGCAGCGCATCGTCGAGCGGTTGGCTGGGGATGTGCAAATCGTAAACCGGTAGTTTGCCGGCGGAAGCGGTATCGCCGAACGCGGGTGACACTGCAAATGCGGTGAACATGCAGACCGCGATGGCGCGCAGCCCGGCAAGGTGGCACGTATTGCGGTCAGAACTTGCCATCGACTTTCAACAGGAAGTTGCGCGGCTCGCCATACCAGGGGCGCAGCGCGTCAGCGCCCGCGCCGGCGCTGCCGAGAGACTCGAAGTAGATCTCGTCGAACACGTTGTTTGCGCTGAGGGCGACCTGCCAGTTCGCGTCGAGCTGGAAACCCAGGCGCAGATCCAGCACCGCGTATGGATCCTGTTCGATTCTGCGGCCCTGGCAGAGCGGCCCACGTGGCTGGCAGTTCAGGTCGAGGCTCGTGGCGGCACTTTGCGCTTGCAGATTGCCGCCCGCCGTCCAGCGATTGAACACGCCCGGCAGGCGCGCGCTGGTCCAGATCTTGAGCAGATGCCGTGGTGTCGCCGTGGACAGCGCGCCGCCAGTCTCGCCTTCGTTGACATTGAAGGTGTAGCCCGCGCCGATGAGCCAGCCCGCCCGAAGCTCACCATCGAGCTCCAGGTCCACGCCCCAACTGCGGTTCTCGACTGCGACAAAACAGCAGTTGGGATCGTTCGTCGCGGGATACTCCCGCAGTTCCGGGAACGGCAGATTGCCCTGCCGCGTGCGGTAGGCAGCCAGCCGTCCATTCAGTGCACCTTCGCGCCACTCCGCCTTGATGCCGCTTTCCAGCGTGACCCCGCTGATCGGTTCGATGAGCTCGCCATTCACCCTGCGCCGGACGGCGCTGTTGGTGCGATAGATATCGGCGTAACTCAGGTACGCGGTGTAGTGGTCCTCGATGTCGTACATCAGCCCCGCGAACGGAGTCAGCACGTGGTGGCTGCCGTAGGCGGTCTCGAGCGCCAGCGTGGGCAGTGGCGGGATGTCCACGAGCAGTTTCGCGTCGAGAGCATCGCTGCCGACGCGCGCCCCGCCGGTCACCGACCAGTCGCTGCCCAATTGCGTGCGGAATGAGGCGAACACTCCGTACTGGTCGAGAATCGAATGGAGCGCCACGCCGGCGGACATCGGCGCACTGGATCTGGGATCCGGGTAGTCGCGCGGATCGAAGGAGCGCGGGTCCTGCAGCAAGGGACCGAAAAACCCCGTGGTTGCCTGATCGAGCCGCGCCCGGAAGCGCGTGAAATCGCCGCCGAACGCGAACTGCTGGCGCAGTCCAAACCACTCGGTCTCACCGCTGAAGGTGACATCGACCGTGTTCCAGTTGTGAACGTTGGGAACCCGGGTGTAGCGATCGTTGGCCGCGCGAGCGGACGACTGCGTCCCGTTGGTGGGGGGAATGATGAACACGCCGAAGGCATGTTCGACATTCGCGCGCCACGTCGCTGCGTTGATCTTCACCGCCCAGTTGCGCGCGAAATCCTGCTGATATTGGACGTACGCCTCGCTCACGCGCGTGCGGTAACGCGCCCAATCGAATGCCAGCGCAATGCTGCGCGGCAGTTGCTCGTCGGCATTGCCGCTGTACAGCGGGACCCCGCCCATGAGCGGCACGGCGTCGTCCTTCTGAAAGCTTCCGCCCACGTTCAACGTCGCATCCGGGGTGACGTCGTATTCGAGCGCGGCAAAGATCTTCTTTCGCTGGAAGGTCGCGGTGTCGTAGAAGAAATCGCGATCCGCGAATACGGCAACCGTGCGCGCGCGCAATGCGCCGTCCAGCGCAATCGGCCCGGTGAGATCCATCTCGATTCGCCGGTTGTCCCAGGAACCCGAGAATGCAGACAGATCGAGCGCGAAGCGATCGAGCGGCCGTTTGCGCACCATGCTGACCGTGCCGCCGGGATTGCCGTTGCCGCCGAACAGCGCGTCCGAGCCGCGCAGCACCTCCACATGGTCGAACTCACTCATGTCCGGTGCGCTGTAGAAGAAGTCGTAGCCGTCGATCGAAGGATTGATCGCCGCTCCTCCGTCGGTGTGGAACGACGTGACTGGATAGGCGCGGGAATTCGAGTCCTGATCGAGAGAGTTGGTGCGGACGACGGTCATGCCGGGCGCGTGCCCGAGAACCGCTCCGAGGTCGACATCGTTCTGCTGGCGCATCCGTTCGCGCGAAACGATCGAGATCGATTGCGGGATCTCGCGTAAAGGCGTTTCGATGCGCGTGGCCACCAATTCCTTCGCCGTCGCGCGCACGACGATTTCTTCCATCGGCTCCTGCGGATTCGCCAGTTTGAAGTGCGCCCTGCTGCGAGGATCTGCGCGCCTGATCTCGAATGTATTTGCGCCGAGCTCGCGGAACGTCAACTTCGAATCCGCCAGCAGAGCGGTCAATGCAGCGTGGGTCGTGTACTCGCCCGTGAGCGCGGCCGCCTCCTGTCCCTGGGCGATGCGCGAGAAGAAGACCAGCTGGATCCCGCTCTGCCGCGCGAACTCCTGCAGCGCATCGTCCAGCGGCTGG
This sequence is a window from Pseudomonadota bacterium. Protein-coding genes within it:
- a CDS encoding TonB-dependent siderophore receptor is translated as MQSRDPAAFMALLIAGSAAYAGTPDNLPVYQLNIASQPLDDALQEFARQSGIQLVFFSRIAQGQEAAALTGEYTTHAALTALLADSKLTFRELGANTFEIRRADPRSRAHFKLANPQEPMEEIVVRATAKELVATRIETPLREIPQSISIVSRERMRQQNDVDLGAVLGHAPGMTVVRTNSLDQDSNSRAYPVTSFHTDGGAAINPSIDGYDFFYSAPDMSEFDHVEVLRGSDALFGGNGNPGGTVSMVRKRPLDRFALDLSAFSGSWDNRRIEMDLTGPIALDGALRARTVAVFADRDFFYDTATFQRKKIFAALEYDVTPDATLNVGGSFQKDDAVPLMGGVPLYSGNADEQLPRSIALAFDWARYRTRVSEAYVQYQQDFARNWAVKINAATWRANVEHAFGVFIIPPTNGTQSSARAANDRYTRVPNVHNWNTVDVTFSGETEWFGLRQQFAFGGDFTRFRARLDQATTGFFGPLLQDPRSFDPRDYPDPRSSAPMSAGVALHSILDQYGVFASFRTQLGSDWSVTGGARVGSDALDAKLLVDIPPLPTLALETAYGSHHVLTPFAGLMYDIEDHYTAYLSYADIYRTNSAVRRRVNGELIEPISGVTLESGIKAEWREGALNGRLAAYRTRQGNLPFPELREYPATNDPNCCFVAVENRSWGVDLELDGELRAGWLIGAGYTFNVNEGETGGALSTATPRHLLKIWTSARLPGVFNRWTAGGNLQAQSAATSLDLNCQPRGPLCQGRRIEQDPYAVLDLRLGFQLDANWQVALSANNVFDEIYFESLGSAGAGADALRPWYGEPRNFLLKVDGKF